From one Halothece sp. PCC 7418 genomic stretch:
- a CDS encoding carbohydrate ABC transporter permease gives MKINSIRQRDQLTGWLLSLPALIILILVFAYPIGRAFWLSLFTENLGTQLEPIFTGLENYARMFGDGRFWNSIGNTTIFTFFSLLLELLLGIGVALVLDQKFRGRGILRTIGILPWALPTAVMGLAWEWIFNDQYGVVNDILRGLGIIDSGITWLGDPSRAMFALILADVWKTTPFIAVILLAGLQAIPQDLYEAHSLDGANPVQSFFTITLPLITPQMIIALLFRFAQAFGIFELVTVMTGGGPAGSTETVSLYIYDTVMRYLDFGYGAALIVITFLILIVAVAIAGMILAKTDVNVTGEE, from the coding sequence ATGAAAATCAACTCTATCCGTCAGCGAGATCAACTGACCGGTTGGTTACTTTCCTTACCTGCACTAATTATCCTAATTTTAGTCTTTGCCTATCCCATTGGTCGGGCGTTTTGGTTGAGTTTATTCACCGAAAACTTAGGCACTCAACTCGAACCCATTTTTACTGGTTTAGAAAACTATGCCCGAATGTTCGGAGATGGTCGTTTTTGGAATAGTATCGGCAATACAACCATTTTTACCTTTTTCTCTCTACTTCTAGAGTTACTCTTAGGAATTGGCGTTGCCCTCGTTTTAGACCAAAAATTTCGCGGTCGCGGTATTTTAAGAACCATTGGGATTTTACCTTGGGCGTTACCCACTGCGGTGATGGGCTTAGCTTGGGAATGGATTTTTAATGACCAATATGGGGTTGTTAATGACATTCTCAGAGGCTTAGGAATTATTGATTCTGGGATTACTTGGTTAGGCGATCCCTCACGCGCCATGTTTGCTTTAATTCTTGCCGATGTTTGGAAAACAACCCCTTTTATTGCGGTAATTCTCTTAGCCGGATTACAAGCAATTCCCCAAGATTTATACGAAGCCCACTCCCTAGATGGGGCAAATCCAGTACAGAGCTTTTTTACTATTACCTTACCCTTAATTACCCCACAAATGATTATTGCATTACTGTTTCGGTTTGCCCAAGCCTTTGGCATTTTCGAGTTAGTTACAGTCATGACTGGTGGGGGTCCTGCTGGGTCAACAGAAACCGTTTCTTTGTATATTTATGACACCGTAATGCGTTATTTAGACTTTGGCTATGGTGCAGCCTTAATTGTGATTACCTTTTTAATTTTAATCGTTGCCGTTGCCATTGCTGGAATGATTCTGGCGAAAACTGATGTGAATGTAACTGGAGAAGAATAA
- a CDS encoding ABC transporter substrate-binding protein — MIVFLITVVSIPLLVTAVQSQQPTTVKVLIQALEAAQLEPIVQDFNEENPDVRLEIVEAPNDTNQVEDLYTSAFLLGDSPYDLVYMDIVWTPKFAAAGWLKDLSDRVSQEELDQFLDGDVNGGRYEDGLYRMPFRSDAGMLYYRTDWLQEAGYEPPETFTELMQISQGLQDQDYTPWGYAWQGKQYEGLSAMFVEILAGFDAFWVDPDTLEVGLDQPNAIEAVKFLRDTIDEGVSPPGVTTYSEEPTRRLFQNGETAFLRNWPYVYGLASESDIAGNFAIKPMPHAPNGRSGACQGGWGMGIAETTDHPDAAWQVVEYFSRAETQKKYSLQTGYVPSRRELFNDPELVEKYSYLPELLNVIENAVLRPPIAQYSQASDILQRYLSAAISKTMSAEEAMNAAARETRLLLKRSK, encoded by the coding sequence TTGATAGTTTTCTTAATAACAGTTGTCTCGATTCCGTTATTAGTCACTGCTGTCCAAAGTCAGCAACCGACAACCGTAAAAGTTCTGATTCAGGCTTTGGAAGCAGCGCAACTCGAACCCATTGTGCAAGACTTCAATGAAGAAAATCCTGATGTGCGCCTAGAAATTGTAGAAGCGCCGAACGATACCAATCAGGTTGAAGACCTCTATACCTCAGCATTTTTATTAGGAGATTCTCCCTATGATTTAGTGTATATGGATATTGTCTGGACACCAAAATTTGCAGCAGCAGGATGGTTAAAAGACTTATCCGATCGCGTGTCTCAAGAAGAACTCGATCAATTTTTAGACGGCGATGTCAATGGTGGACGATATGAAGATGGACTGTATCGGATGCCATTTCGGTCAGATGCAGGAATGCTGTACTATCGCACCGACTGGCTACAAGAAGCAGGCTATGAACCGCCAGAAACCTTCACAGAATTAATGCAAATTTCCCAAGGCTTGCAAGACCAAGACTATACCCCGTGGGGTTACGCTTGGCAAGGGAAGCAGTATGAAGGACTCTCGGCGATGTTTGTGGAAATCCTCGCTGGGTTTGATGCCTTTTGGGTTGATCCAGACACCTTAGAAGTGGGGTTAGATCAGCCGAATGCTATTGAAGCGGTTAAATTCTTGCGGGACACCATTGACGAAGGCGTTTCCCCCCCGGGTGTGACGACTTATAGCGAAGAACCCACCCGACGGTTATTCCAAAACGGCGAAACCGCTTTCCTCAGAAATTGGCCCTATGTTTATGGGTTAGCCTCAGAATCAGACATTGCTGGCAACTTTGCCATTAAACCCATGCCACACGCGCCTAATGGTAGAAGTGGTGCTTGTCAAGGGGGATGGGGAATGGGGATTGCTGAAACAACCGACCATCCTGACGCAGCATGGCAAGTGGTGGAATACTTTAGTCGTGCCGAAACTCAGAAAAAATATAGCCTGCAAACTGGTTATGTTCCCAGTCGGCGCGAACTCTTTAATGATCCAGAGTTAGTGGAAAAATATAGTTATTTACCTGAACTGCTGAATGTCATTGAAAATGCGGTTTTACGTCCACCGATCGCGCAATATTCTCAAGCCTCAGATATTCTACAACGGTATCTCAGTGCTGCCATTTCCAAAACCATGTCCGCAGAAGAAGCGATGAATGCAGCAGCCAGGGAAACCCGTCTCCTCTTGAAGCGTTCTAAATAA
- a CDS encoding cupredoxin domain-containing protein, with product MSQVRKKHILLSSLSGLILGLMTMLPVGATETERDRAFQKIEQPLAVKLLVSAGGLGLIGLELWWFLLSEKTAKKAEEKKNIQEVTITVDGGYDPAELIVNVGKPVRINFLRRDPSSCLEQVLIPDFNRSVSLALNQITSVEFTPQETGEYEFTCGMKMYRGKIIVQSK from the coding sequence ATGTCTCAAGTTAGAAAAAAACACATCTTATTATCCAGTTTAAGTGGACTCATATTAGGACTGATGACGATGCTTCCTGTTGGCGCAACAGAAACCGAGCGCGATCGCGCCTTCCAAAAAATTGAACAACCTTTAGCCGTTAAACTGTTAGTTTCTGCGGGTGGCTTGGGGTTGATTGGCTTAGAGTTATGGTGGTTTCTCCTCAGTGAAAAAACAGCCAAAAAAGCAGAAGAGAAAAAGAATATACAAGAGGTAACTATTACCGTTGATGGGGGTTACGATCCCGCAGAACTTATTGTAAATGTGGGAAAACCTGTCCGCATCAACTTTCTGCGCCGTGATCCTAGTAGCTGTTTGGAACAAGTTTTAATCCCTGATTTTAATCGTTCCGTCAGTTTAGCTTTAAATCAAATTACGAGTGTTGAATTTACGCCTCAAGAAACAGGTGAATATGAGTTTACTTGCGGGATGAAAATGTATCGCGGGAAAATTATTGTCCAATCAAAATAG
- a CDS encoding acetyl-CoA carboxylase biotin carboxylase subunit family protein, translating into MSKNVFVVGADAFNYQQLQALPSVEGFNFHHLLTFDEVKGGGHYPPFDQLLERAEEELKRFPCSIDAIIGYWDFPVTSMVPLLCAHHGLPAPSVESEMKCDHKFWSRLEQKAVVPNHTPAFSAIDPFAENPLANIELEYPFWLKPIKGTDSLLAFKISNSQAFTEAISQIRQEIVYIARPFNQLLTHVQLPPEVAAIDGYHCIIEELMSGHQCTIEGYVYQGEVHTHGIIDSINYPRRSSFFRYQYPSRLPQRVKQQMMESSQRLMKHIGYNNGTFNIEYFYNPRNKHLMILEVNPRISQSHSVMFQMVDGTSNHKIALDLALGKQPNFPHRQGEYGCAAKFHFRRFENAYVTKVPTEEEIKEIEHKISGIKIDMIVREGMMLSDLIEQDSYSYDLAHLHIGARNQKELLAKYRQVLDLLPLQFQDRVP; encoded by the coding sequence ATGTCTAAGAATGTCTTCGTTGTTGGTGCGGATGCCTTTAATTACCAGCAGTTGCAAGCTCTCCCTAGTGTGGAGGGGTTTAACTTTCATCATTTACTGACCTTTGATGAAGTGAAAGGGGGTGGTCACTATCCTCCCTTTGATCAGCTATTGGAGCGTGCCGAGGAAGAGTTAAAGCGTTTTCCATGTTCCATTGATGCCATTATTGGTTACTGGGATTTTCCCGTGACTTCCATGGTTCCTCTGCTTTGCGCTCATCATGGGTTACCCGCCCCTTCCGTAGAATCAGAGATGAAATGTGATCATAAATTTTGGAGTCGTTTGGAACAGAAAGCGGTAGTTCCCAATCATACCCCTGCTTTCAGTGCCATTGATCCCTTTGCGGAGAATCCTCTCGCTAACATTGAACTGGAGTATCCGTTTTGGCTGAAACCGATTAAAGGCACTGACTCGCTGTTGGCGTTTAAAATCAGTAATTCCCAGGCATTTACTGAAGCAATTTCTCAAATCCGACAGGAAATCGTTTATATTGCTCGTCCTTTCAATCAACTATTGACTCATGTCCAGTTACCGCCAGAAGTTGCAGCGATCGACGGCTATCACTGCATCATTGAAGAATTAATGAGTGGACACCAATGCACCATAGAAGGATACGTCTATCAAGGAGAAGTCCACACTCATGGGATTATTGATTCCATTAATTATCCTCGCCGTTCCTCATTTTTCCGTTATCAATACCCTTCACGCCTTCCTCAACGAGTCAAACAGCAAATGATGGAGTCCTCGCAGCGTCTGATGAAGCATATTGGTTATAATAATGGCACTTTCAATATCGAATACTTTTACAATCCCCGCAACAAACACTTAATGATATTGGAAGTGAATCCCCGTATCTCTCAGTCTCATAGTGTAATGTTTCAGATGGTTGACGGGACTTCCAATCATAAAATTGCTTTAGACTTAGCACTGGGGAAACAACCTAATTTTCCTCATCGTCAAGGTGAATATGGTTGTGCAGCTAAGTTTCATTTCCGTCGGTTTGAAAATGCTTATGTCACCAAAGTCCCGACTGAGGAAGAGATTAAGGAGATTGAGCACAAGATTTCGGGAATCAAAATTGACATGATTGTCCGAGAAGGGATGATGCTATCCGATTTAATCGAACAAGACAGCTACAGCTATGATCTGGCTCATCTCCATATTGGAGCGCGTAACCAAAAAGAGCTACTGGCTAAATACCGCCAAGTCTTAGACTTACTTCCCCTACAATTCCAAGATCGCGTTCCTTAG
- a CDS encoding ion transporter codes for MRNARLPLKYRVYTFLDLAEPQDFASKCFDIFLLGLIFLNLVAVALETVDSLFEQYYFWFRAFEIFSVAVFTIEYLLRVWSCTVKEAYRHPIWGRLRFMVTPLSIIDLLAIIPFYLPLLSPQLRVGRALRLFRLFRVLKLNRYTDSLKILVRVLRLKQEELILSLFVLSILLAIASSLIYFAEHNAQPEAFSSIPEAMWWGTITLTTVGYGDVYPITLIGRMLGAILAILGIGLFALPAGILASGFSEELQARKAKRKQENASVCPHCGKAIQKD; via the coding sequence ATGAGAAATGCACGCTTACCACTCAAATATCGAGTTTATACATTCTTAGATTTAGCAGAACCGCAAGATTTTGCCAGTAAATGCTTTGACATTTTTCTGTTAGGATTAATTTTCTTAAATTTAGTTGCGGTGGCGTTAGAAACGGTTGACTCCTTATTTGAACAATATTATTTCTGGTTTCGAGCATTTGAAATCTTTTCCGTTGCGGTGTTCACTATTGAGTATCTGCTGAGAGTATGGAGTTGTACGGTAAAAGAGGCTTATCGCCATCCGATTTGGGGACGATTAAGGTTTATGGTCACTCCTCTTTCTATCATTGATTTACTCGCTATTATTCCCTTTTATCTTCCCTTATTATCTCCGCAGTTGCGAGTGGGTCGAGCGTTACGGTTATTCCGTTTATTTCGAGTTTTAAAATTAAATCGTTATACTGATTCTTTAAAGATTTTAGTACGGGTGTTGCGGTTGAAACAAGAAGAGTTAATTTTATCTTTATTTGTCTTATCAATTCTTCTCGCGATCGCGTCAAGTTTAATTTATTTTGCCGAACATAACGCCCAACCTGAAGCCTTTTCCAGCATTCCTGAAGCGATGTGGTGGGGAACAATTACTTTAACAACAGTGGGTTATGGTGATGTTTATCCGATTACTTTGATCGGACGGATGTTAGGAGCAATTCTTGCTATTTTGGGGATTGGTTTATTTGCCTTACCTGCTGGAATTTTAGCTTCAGGTTTTTCGGAAGAGTTACAAGCGCGTAAAGCCAAAAGAAAACAAGAAAATGCTAGTGTTTGTCCCCATTGTGGTAAAGCAATTCAGAAAGATTGA
- a CDS encoding AI-2E family transporter encodes MGVVVLTVSLYILWQIKQLLLLVFTAVVIANALNLLVKQFQKLKMRRGYAVFLAVLVLLSAAITFVWVIVPPFFEQLQQLIELVPKGINQLNSWLSLLEERLSPELLELLPNFTQISQQIQPLYNRLLGGGFTFFSTSVGILLNILLVLVLTIMLLADPTPYRNGFIRLFPSFYRRRVDEILILCEKALQGWLVGTLFSIVFLLVLSFIGLLLLDIDLALAQAMLTGLLTFIPNFGPVLSVIPPMAIALLDAPWKSLAVLIFYIILQQVEGALLTPLVMAQQVSLFPAFTLLAQVFFATFFGFLGLFLALPLTVILQIWLQEVLIKDVLDQWEVHS; translated from the coding sequence ATGGGAGTAGTTGTGCTCACGGTTTCGTTATACATTCTGTGGCAAATTAAACAGCTACTACTCTTAGTGTTTACAGCAGTTGTGATTGCCAATGCTTTAAACCTTTTGGTCAAGCAGTTTCAAAAATTGAAAATGCGACGCGGTTATGCTGTTTTCTTGGCGGTACTGGTTTTACTCTCAGCAGCAATTACCTTTGTTTGGGTCATTGTTCCCCCCTTTTTTGAGCAGTTACAGCAATTGATTGAGTTAGTACCAAAAGGGATTAATCAGTTAAATAGTTGGTTAAGTTTGCTAGAGGAACGACTGTCTCCAGAACTGTTAGAGTTACTGCCCAATTTCACGCAGATCTCACAACAAATTCAACCGTTATATAATCGGTTACTGGGAGGAGGCTTCACCTTTTTCTCCACGTCAGTGGGGATTCTTCTTAATATTTTATTGGTGTTAGTATTAACGATTATGCTCCTCGCTGACCCCACTCCCTATCGCAATGGTTTTATTCGTTTATTTCCTTCTTTTTATCGGCGACGGGTTGATGAGATTTTAATCTTGTGTGAAAAAGCTCTGCAAGGCTGGTTAGTGGGAACTCTATTTAGTATTGTTTTCTTGCTGGTACTGAGCTTTATTGGGCTGTTATTACTGGATATCGACTTAGCATTGGCGCAAGCAATGTTAACAGGTTTATTGACCTTTATCCCCAACTTTGGCCCCGTTCTCAGTGTAATTCCTCCGATGGCGATCGCGCTGTTAGATGCCCCTTGGAAAAGTTTAGCGGTATTAATCTTTTATATTATTCTGCAACAAGTTGAAGGAGCATTACTCACCCCCTTAGTGATGGCACAACAGGTGTCTTTATTCCCTGCTTTTACCTTACTTGCCCAAGTCTTTTTTGCCACATTTTTTGGTTTTTTAGGGCTATTTCTTGCCCTTCCTTTAACCGTCATTTTACAAATTTGGTTGCAAGAGGTTTTAATTAAAGATGTTCTTGATCAATGGGAGGTACATTCTTAA
- a CDS encoding response regulator, translating into MQKILVIDDSRMIRMRVRDMLPSGNVQIIEARDGKEGLDLIHSERPQLIILDFLLPKKSGWEVYQDIQNTPDLQAIPLVLMSGRKEEVTEKISEPFEHFAFVEKPFEQEQLVKAIKEARGKATRKAKATAPEEAAASSQGGEDVASLKAEVAQLKEQVQTMQGQIDQLRKQMNQLVNFIKKKVG; encoded by the coding sequence ATGCAAAAAATACTGGTCATTGATGACAGCAGAATGATCAGAATGCGAGTCAGAGATATGTTGCCTTCTGGCAATGTTCAAATTATTGAAGCCCGAGATGGAAAAGAAGGTCTTGACTTAATTCACTCGGAACGACCGCAGTTGATTATCTTAGATTTTCTGTTGCCTAAAAAAAGTGGTTGGGAAGTGTATCAAGATATACAAAATACTCCCGATTTACAAGCCATTCCTTTGGTTTTAATGTCAGGACGAAAAGAGGAAGTCACTGAAAAAATTTCCGAACCCTTTGAACATTTTGCTTTTGTGGAAAAACCGTTTGAACAGGAACAACTGGTGAAAGCGATTAAAGAAGCAAGAGGGAAGGCAACTCGTAAAGCGAAGGCAACTGCTCCCGAAGAAGCAGCTGCATCTAGCCAAGGGGGAGAAGATGTGGCTAGCCTGAAAGCAGAAGTGGCTCAGTTGAAAGAACAAGTGCAAACCATGCAAGGTCAAATTGATCAATTGCGTAAACAAATGAATCAATTAGTTAACTTCATTAAGAAGAAAGTTGGCTAA